gtaaaaattttgtacgcatgtgtggagcagcaaaaccactcttaaataatgtgtatgaagtgatttaaatttctctctggTTAAAAGAAAAAGCCAGTTAATTTGgtttatcttcccttgtttgagagcaatattattatcataatctaagacaaagaaaaacaaagaggccagggctttatgtttgaacaaaactcttcatttCTGTCAGACTATagagggagctactttgtatttcattataatgatggtacaatgacagctggaatttattgacttgtttgtcaagtgtattctctaagagcaaaatagagaaaaacttATGagaatactagtaatattagatttgtaaatgcacatgcaaggagtctgtttgaagaaattaaattttgtttagaatagataactcatgtcagcagacagcctctctctgtaggcacatatcgaaaaatgatgtactcaaatgaagtcagcagggATATCTATCTCGAGAAGAAgcactattgaatttgattacgtaaaattctagcaatattataaattacgattTAATCTCAtctcagatcggtcaaaaagtgaagtgtgaagtcatgcatgaaaacggatttgaatttgaagcagattaattttgaagcattatcattgagctgttagtttgctgtgacgtcattagcgtgctcaataagaatatgaagcatgctcgtgctattgaatttatgttataaacctttatgaactcctgcagtcattgtttttattataacaTAGAACTGACACATGTATTCGTTTTGTGAGTTAATGTAAAGTAGGCTGACAAGTTACAACTCTATGTAACAGCACATGGAATGTACAAAGGACTTCACATTGTAGTTCAATCATCTtgatacaataataaattgCTCATAACTTTGTGTTATGACCAGTATTTGAGAGTTTTTATCAGTGTTTTATGTCTGGATGTTATGTCAACTGCAACTATATAGCTAAGAACTTTGAAGGTGAGTAATGGATCCCACAGACCAAGGAGGAGAAACTTATGACCAGTTCCAACTCAatcactgcaagaaaaacattatTTCTGGAAGTGATGAACACcttcactgtttttgttttttgttttgttttttttttttttttggggggggggggtcaaaataagacactaaaatttttaaagcaagaattttattctatgtaactgaaataagaacTCTTTTTAATATaagtatttttctcaaattaagcAACCCTTTTCAAGAACACAAGTTCTTGAACTGTTGTTTAGACTAAGAATTTGTGTCctcaaaagaagaaagtttagccttaaattaagaattaatccctgttttcttgaaatgagaccatttttcttaaaacaatgaattgtTCTTAAATGAAGAGAGAATTACTTAAAATGAGAAATTCATTGTAAGAAATTTGTGTTCTGaaactattatttgttttaagaaatttatgttcttaaaagaagaaatcaggTTTAAGAGTGTTAGATAATTATATCCATGTGATTAAAAATGTACTGTTACGCTACTAGAGCGAGAGATTGGTAAGTGCTCTCGAAATTCATGTGAAATGTCTTGCTTGGTCAAAGTTCTAAGCAGACCCTAGAGTCATGTTTTTGTTTCCCTGCTGACAGAAAGTAACACAAAATGCGTGATCTTGACATGATTACCCTTAGAAATATGCACCGTGTTCACAGATGACATGATTACCCATGACCTTGAGTGTCCTTAACATGATTATTGTATAATCTGCGACTAGATGGTGTCACAGGCgctgattttgaaaattcacTGTACGCTTTTGTTTAATCAGAAAAGAGATAGTGACTCTGTAAGGGTTATCAGCGGAGGCCAAAGGCTGAAGCTGATAACCCCTACCTGGACCTTGATGAatctggatatcacaaaaacctcatctaaTATAATTGCTTATAATTTATTAAACCAAGCCCCCTCTGGAAGTATCCAGAAATAATGCAACAAATAATCAAAGAAAGGCAACTCCAAAAAAttgatagggagcttaagcaaacatgatgacgacggcaacaagaacttCACAAATTTACATGTttgagaatgaaaaaaaatgagtTTTGCATGCTtagcacgtgcatttttcatttttaaatatgCCGCAGACATTCTTGTTCTTTCGCATCATGAAATGGcccattttgcagttgtgtagaTAACATAAATAAGTTATGACAAAGTTTCAATTTTGCCTTCcaatctctgaagcgctggttccattttaattccaggatagttagaacaaattttgcaagcgtaatgactttgaataattgagaaatgattgcagaaatgcaaagttacattttcagattacgctctcgctgccgtcgacatcgtgtttgcttaagctccctaaagtTTCCTGAAAACAGTCCCTACTTTACCCTACAGATAATGCCTCAAGAAACATGTGCAACCACACCATGACTTAAGGGTGGCCAGAAACATAAAGGctattattatgattttttttcttggtgcTTGTTAAATGTGTTTGCTAAATGAGCTGAAAGATGGCATTTATCTGTGGAATGTAAGCCCTTCAGCACTTAATTTACATTTGTACTTTTACTTCATAGGGGAGCACATCAAGGTCTTAAGGATCACTTTGTTGCTTGAAACATACCAGGTTGGCAGTTGAAAAGTTAGCATTATGTGTAGCGTGTATAGAATGGGCTGGACCAGATTTCAAATAGTGCTGTCATGCCATCTAGCTAGACCACAGCTTCGGGGCTTAAGCACAtcacattttttatttggagaACGTTTGATGAAAAATGTGGAAGATTCACCTACAAAAAGAATGGTTGACGTAACTTGGAAGGATGACACCTCTCACAGGTATCCTTACATTTATCTAAGAGATAACTGTCCTTGTTCAAAATGTTTCTTCAAAGAGTCCAGCCAGAGACTTCTTGACGTTGTGCGTGATGTGGACATTAACATCAAACCAGATAAAGTTGAGATGAGTGATGATGGAACGAAGCTGTCAGTTGCCTGGCCTGATGGTCATGTCAGTTTGcttgattctgattggttattTGAGAAGCGTCTTGCAGATGAAGTCAAACCACCAGACTTTGCAGAGGTGACAACTAGAAATGTGGTACTATGGGGGAATGAGTTTAAAGAATGCATTCCTCGCTTGAAATTTCATGATATTCTGAGTGATGAAGAGGTGcagtttgattggttgaatagcTTATACCGATATGGACTTATGCTGATTACGGATACTCCTGTGCAGGAAGGACAGCTGGACAAATTAGGAGAACTTGTTGGTTACCTGAGAATGACAGCATATGGGTAGGCAAACATCAAGATTATTAAGTAGCAAGTTAAATCCTTGAGGGAGGTGTAGCCAATGCAAGTGCACTGTGTTTTgacctttctttcttttctcgtGTGAATGAGTGGACAGTGGTTTACCTCTTGGTAAGTAGGATGTACAAAATTGTGTACctgaaaagtttgaaaacaaaaaatacaacatGTAATAACACTGGGCTGGAAATGATCGGAGCACTCGCCATCTTGGCAACTGATGTTCAGCTTGAACTCACCTGGATACATTCTCAGTTGTTAAACACCACCCCTCCCCTACCCCCCATCCCGTGAAATGTGCCAGGGTCTTAAGGCCTTTAGAATGTGAAAAAGTAGGGGTATGCTTACGTTTAGATTAtattttgtcaaaaacaatCACTTACTTACAAACTTAGAGTTTTTACATTttcctgaaaatgaaaattccactCACCAAACCGGGCGAGTAATTTACATTTTCCACTCACCTGAAGGGCTTGACACTCAAATTGGTAAGTGGGCGAGCACCAATTTCAAACCCTGTAATAAGAAGTTATTAAAGTTATAAAGGCATTGGGGCTTTGTGGGAGGAAACACAGAAGATTAACCCTGCACTATACACAGTTGTGAAACAAATCACTTATTttaaaacagaaacaaagaTCATTAACCTTTCTAATGCTATTACTGTGTTAAATGATCAGAGCTCTGTAATGGTTCCAGAAAAAAGCAATGGAACATTGAGGAATTATTTTTAtaacttaataataattgtaatcttcttataaagaaagaaaagctcACAGCAATACCATTTAAACTTGAAATTTAATCCAGTCTGATGGTAATTGGATGGAATAACTGTCAATGGTTTGCCTCAGGGTACTGTGTGCTGTTTGTGTGActgtagggaggagggagaggGTTGCATACACAGATATGGGTACTGAAATTTTTAGGTTTACCAAATTTCCTTGCCTTTGGGGTAGAGTCAAATTTCTACCTCTGGGGACGACAGGCCTTGTTATGTCATGTTTTTATTACAACGCTTTGAGTAGAGCTCTACAAGCCTAGAAAAGATTAAGAGGATGTCAAAATTCCTTCCACCCTGGAGCTTACTGAGGTAGTGATGTAATAACTATGTCATGTAATATTTCTGAATAGCTTTGTCAGCTAACATTGTCCTTGCTTTTTGCAGAAAGACAACTTTGGTGTCCACTCGGCAAAAGGTCAACAGTGTTGCATACACAACCTACACATTGCCATTCCATTCTGATTTGCCATACTATGAATGCAAACCTGGGGTTTGTAAACATTTTGTTTGGTTAATGTAGTTGTTCATCTGTACTGTTGAGCAATAGAGGGATTGATTGCCATTGATGTCAGGGAAGCACgatatctctttttttttagagtAAAATTAATGTATCATAGATTAGCTAAAACGTGTTCAACTTTAGTCACTTTGTTCCTTGAAAAGCTATCACCAGGAGAGATAGTCGACAAAGTCATTTGACAGTGACTGTGTTCTCCGTGGCTCTATGGGATACACACTAGCAGAACGAATGGGAAGATGcccagaataaaaaaaaatattgttcttCCTTAAAATAAAATCTCTTCCAAATTAAAGACTGGCAAGAGGCTTCCGGCATGAAGttgaacaacaaacaaatcatCCAGATAAAAGAGGGAATATTGCTAACATCTGGTGGGTCTTTCTTCTAGATACAGATGCTCTTTTGCTTGGAGCAAATTCCAACTGAAGGAGGAGAAAACTCTCTGGTAGACTCTTTTAACGTTGCACAGCAGTTAAAGAAGGAAGACCCTCACGCCTATGACTTGCTCACAAATACACACGTACTGTTTAGAACCAAGGGTGCTGATATACTGGGAGATTATGACTTTGAGGGTGCAAGGCCGATTCTTGAGTATGCTCATTTACATTCCATATTTATTATGAAAAATTTAGTGGTATACACAGTGGTAGCAAATTGATTTAAACGCTATCCTGCCCGtgatgatatcatttttatccACACGTGTGATATCATTTTTGACTAATTTCGCACGCTATCGAGCACTTGTGGCTGCTTGTGATAAAAATAAGGTAGTGACTGCAAGCTTATGCTTATGTAGTCAAGTTCAAACCTTAGTTTTTGAAATGAAAGGAATAAAGCATCTATTGTTATACTGGGAAGATTTTATGTGATAAATTACATGGTCgtttggagatatggaatttctcatTTTGTGTGGAAAAATATTCCACTTGTTTATTGCGCTCActcatgaaatattttttctacACTTAAAGGGAAATTTTGTGTCTGCACACAGCCATTAAATATAGTAAAAGTGGTGCAGTTCTTGGGACATTACTTTCTTTTTTGGAGAAACAAAGTTAAAGAGCAAAAATCTGCtgggctaaagtacaggtcacattCCACAGGTCAACATACAGGTCACCGTGCTACAGATTAATAAAGAAGCCCAAAAGTATCTCCCAGTCCTAATTATTGCTATCCTAACCCTTGATTTATATTGAGGAGAAAATGTTTAGCTTGGTTAACAATCAATCAAGCGTGACCTGTGGAATGTGACTTGTATTTTAGCCAGCAAGCAAAAATGGTGTTTGCTGGCTCCAGTTTGGGCTCATGAGTATGAAAGGGCTTTAGGTAGAAATTTCTCTGTTGAATCTGTACCTCGCTGTAACCATctgttgttg
This genomic window from Acropora muricata isolate sample 2 chromosome 2, ASM3666990v1, whole genome shotgun sequence contains:
- the LOC136897050 gene encoding gamma-butyrobetaine dioxygenase-like, whose protein sequence is MCSVYRMGWTRFQIVLSCHLARPQLRGLSTSHFLFGERLMKNVEDSPTKRMVDVTWKDDTSHRYPYIYLRDNCPCSKCFFKESSQRLLDVVRDVDINIKPDKVEMSDDGTKLSVAWPDGHVSLLDSDWLFEKRLADEVKPPDFAEVTTRNVVLWGNEFKECIPRLKFHDILSDEEVQFDWLNSLYRYGLMLITDTPVQEGQLDKLGELVGYLRMTAYGKTTLVSTRQKVNSVAYTTYTLPFHSDLPYYECKPGIQMLFCLEQIPTEGGENSLVDSFNVAQQLKKEDPHAYDLLTNTHVLFRTKGADILGDYDFEGARPILEVDHLGRLLRCNLNEGTRECFLGVTADKAQEMYEAYYSFSKRLTDPKNMILHKLSPGEIVVFDNDRVLHGRTGYTLAEGMGRCLESTYIDWDVARSKLNVLGRKLNKGPVARMDSNLSVVGQWTTA